A stretch of Sebastes fasciatus isolate fSebFas1 chromosome 19, fSebFas1.pri, whole genome shotgun sequence DNA encodes these proteins:
- the LOC141757458 gene encoding protein SET-like has product MSASTAKVNRKENSNHDGAADETSEKEQQEAIEHIDEVQNEIDRLNEQASEEILKVEQKYNKLRQPFFQKRSELIAKIPNFWVTTFVNHPQVSALLGEEDEEALHYLSRVEVTEFEDIKSGYRIDFYFDENPYFENKALSKEFNVNESGDPVSKSTEIKWKAGKDLTKRTGQTPNKAGKKRQHEEPESFFTWFTDHSDAGADELGEVIKDDIWPNPLQYYLVPDMEDEEGDGDDDDDEEEGLEDIDEGEEEEGEDDDDDDGEDGEDDGEDD; this is encoded by the exons ATGTCGGCCTCAACGGCGAAAGTGAACCGAAAGGAGAACTCAAATCACGACGGAGCGGCGGACGAGACCTCCG AAAAAGAGCAACAGGAAGCAATTGAACACATCGACGAAGTACAGAATGAAATTGACAG ACTGAACGAACAGGCAAGCGAAGAAATTTTAAAAGTAGAGCAGAAGTACAACAAATTACGCCAGCCCTTCTTTCAGAAGCGATCAGAACTCATAGCCAAAATCCCCAACTTCTGGGTCACAACATTCGTCAACCATCCACAAG TTTCAGCTCTTCTgggggaggaagatgaggaagcACTTCATTACTTGTCGAGGGTCGAGGTCACTGAGTTCGAGGACATCAAGTCTGGATATAGAATAGATTTT TATTTTGACGAGAACCCGTACTTTGAGAACAAAGCCCTCTCCAAAGAGTTTAATGTAAACGAGAGCGGAGATCCGGTTTCCAAATCAACTGAAATCAAATGGAAAGCTGGAAAG gACCTGACGAAGCGTACGGGCCAGACACCAAACAAAGCTGGGAAGAAAAGGCAGCACGAGGAGCCAGAGAGCTTCTTCACCTGGTTTACCGATCACTCCGATGCAGGAGCTGACGAGCTGGGAGAAGTGATCAAGGACGACATCTGGCCTAATCCGCTGCAGTACTACTTG GTCCctgacatggaggatgaggAAGGTGACGGCGATGATGACGACGATGAAGAGGAGGGTCTGGAAGATATTgatgagggggaggaagaggaaggtgaagatgacgatgatgacgatggagaagatggagag gaCGACGGAGAGGATGATTAA
- the zdhhc12b gene encoding palmitoyltransferase ZDHHC12-B has translation MFKNVFGSGFLVRTAHVILTWVITLILFLHDTELRKQEESGQLVQPVLFVLLVLVSVLLYFAVSLMDPGFILSDNSDLQFTLGVTEEQQDMIPPTTKSLRQRRCGHCLLQQPMRSKHCQTCQHCVRRYDHHCPWIENCVGERNHRWFVLYLAVQLLVLLWGLHIAWTGFSYAPTWQLWLRTNGMLLAVSMLVSLLSLIVLLLLGSHLYLVSLNTTTWEFMSRHRISYLKHCGVDENPFDRGTFHNLWGFFCVWGTVVWEQVYFREGSDQV, from the exons ATGTTTAAGAATGTGTTTGGCTCAGGGTTTCTGGTGAGAACAGCTCATGTGATTCTAACATGGGTCATCACGTTAATACTCTTCCTACATGATACAG aGCTGAGGAAGCAGGAGGAGAGCGGCCAGCTCGTCCAGCCGGTGCTCTTCGTCCTGCTGGTGCTGGTGTCGGTGCTGCTCTATTTCGCCGTTTCTCTGATGGACCCAGGCTTCATCTTGTCTGACAACAGCGATTTACAG TTCACACTGGGAGTGACGGAGGAACAGCAGGACATGATCCCACCCACCACCAAATCCCTGCGACAGCGCCGTTGTGGCCACTGTCTGCTGCAG CAGCCAATGAGATCAAAGCACTGCCAGACTTGTCAGCACTGTGTCCGGCGTTACGACCATCACTGCCCCTGGATTGAGAACTGTGTCGGCGAGAGGAACCACCGCTGGTTTgtgctttaccttgctgtccagctgctggtgctgctgtggGGGCTGCACATCGCCTG GACGGGTTTCAGTTACGCACCCACCTGGCAGCTGTGGCTGCGTACCAACGGCATGCTGCTGGCCGTGTCCATGCTGGTGTCTCTGCTCTCGCtgatcgtgctgctcctgctcggCTCCCACCTCTACCTGGTTTCTCTCAACACCACCACCTGGGAGTTCATGTCCCGCCACCGCATCTCCTACCTAAAACACTGCGGCGTCGATGAAAACCCGTTCGACCGCGGCACCTTCCACAACCTGTGGGGTTTCTTCTGCGTGTGGGGCACGGTGGTGTGGGAACAGGTGTACTTCAGGGAGGGCAGCGACCAAGTCTAG